A single genomic interval of Methyloceanibacter caenitepidi harbors:
- a CDS encoding phage major capsid protein encodes MPFTVQELENIANASLDYHWNTPEVRSQTLQDKPLLKALKGMEKTFPGGKEEITVGVKGEYTTTIQGFEHDETVTYANPANMKRARYPWKLIHAGISVTMHELAKDGISITDTATGKGEKNHTDREKTAIANLMADKNEDMMEGWDRGMNTMFWGDGSADAQLVPGITSFVLDDPTSAIVVGGIDQSANAWWRNRARLAMTASTAADQNVVQKMQYDWRQLRRYGGRPNLVLAGSDFLDWVEQELRAKGNYTLEGWNSKSKTDASIADISFKGVNFQYDPTLDDMSKAKYCYALDTRHIYPMAIEGESEKTHNPARPHDKYVFYRAKTSMLGLICRQRNAQQVWSIA; translated from the coding sequence ATGCCTTTTACCGTTCAAGAACTCGAGAACATCGCGAACGCGAGCCTCGATTATCACTGGAATACCCCTGAAGTCCGGTCGCAGACCCTTCAGGACAAGCCCCTTCTCAAGGCCCTCAAAGGCATGGAGAAGACTTTCCCCGGCGGCAAGGAAGAAATCACCGTCGGCGTCAAGGGCGAGTACACCACGACCATCCAGGGCTTCGAGCACGACGAGACTGTCACGTACGCCAACCCGGCGAACATGAAGCGTGCTCGCTACCCGTGGAAGCTGATCCATGCCGGTATCTCCGTCACCATGCACGAGCTTGCCAAGGACGGCATTTCGATCACGGACACGGCGACCGGCAAGGGTGAGAAGAACCACACCGATCGCGAGAAGACCGCCATCGCGAACCTCATGGCTGACAAGAATGAGGACATGATGGAGGGCTGGGATCGCGGCATGAACACGATGTTTTGGGGTGACGGTTCGGCCGACGCCCAGCTCGTGCCCGGCATCACGTCCTTCGTGCTCGACGATCCGACCTCGGCGATTGTCGTGGGCGGCATCGATCAGTCCGCGAACGCTTGGTGGCGCAACCGTGCCCGGCTTGCCATGACGGCTTCGACGGCTGCGGATCAGAACGTCGTTCAGAAGATGCAGTACGACTGGCGCCAGCTTCGCCGGTACGGCGGTCGTCCGAACCTCGTCCTGGCCGGCTCCGACTTCCTCGATTGGGTGGAGCAGGAGCTCCGGGCCAAGGGCAACTACACGCTCGAGGGCTGGAATTCCAAGTCCAAGACGGACGCCTCCATCGCGGATATCAGCTTCAAGGGTGTGAACTTCCAGTACGACCCGACGCTCGACGATATGAGCAAGGCGAAATACTGCTACGCCCTCGACACCCGGCACATCTACCCGATGGCCATCGAGGGTGAGTCCGAGAAGACCCACAACCCGGCGCGGCCGCACGACAAGTACGTGTTCTACCGTGCCAAGACCTCGATGCTCGGCCTGATCTGCCGTCAGCGCAATGCGCAGCAGGTCTGGTCGATCGCGTAA
- a CDS encoding lysozyme, producing MSRLAKSAAVMAAAVALVGAWEGLRTKAYRDAVGVPTVCFGETRGVKMGDRYTVDECKAMLGDGLADFEQGIRKCLKAPDRIPDKTYVAFLSLAYNIGQWGFCKSSVARYVNAYADSHRMSDLRRACDRLLAFNKAGGRKLQGLVNRRRDEHRLCMEGTREKTVTGVE from the coding sequence ATGAGCCGACTAGCAAAGAGCGCAGCAGTTATGGCCGCGGCCGTCGCCCTTGTGGGCGCCTGGGAAGGTCTTCGGACAAAAGCTTACCGTGATGCCGTCGGTGTCCCGACGGTATGTTTCGGTGAAACCCGCGGCGTCAAGATGGGCGACCGATATACGGTTGACGAATGCAAAGCCATGCTCGGGGACGGCCTGGCCGATTTCGAGCAGGGCATTCGGAAGTGCCTGAAGGCCCCCGATCGCATCCCCGACAAGACCTACGTTGCGTTCCTGTCTCTCGCCTACAACATCGGCCAATGGGGTTTTTGCAAGAGCTCGGTCGCACGCTACGTGAACGCCTACGCTGACAGTCACCGGATGAGCGATCTCCGCCGGGCATGTGACCGGCTACTCGCTTTCAACAAGGCCGGCGGCCGAAAGCTGCAAGGGCTCGTGAACCGTCGCAGGGACGAGCACCGGCTTTGCATGGAAGGCACCCGAGAAAAAACCGTCACGGGGGTCGAATGA
- a CDS encoding helix-turn-helix domain-containing protein produces MIRRNYVNPAPKGLPDGAPRDAVKIDFANRLQRALVNKGWNQSELARRASEKLPRGKTIGRDMVSHYVRGVALPRPAQLEALAKALGVEPSTLLPTSPSAADKLPAADMKALENGNVWLRINQGVPMTKGLLILSILNGQYEAAAELLKSAMAEHDEDK; encoded by the coding sequence GTGATTCGGAGAAACTACGTCAACCCCGCACCAAAGGGCCTGCCCGACGGCGCCCCGCGGGATGCAGTCAAGATAGACTTCGCCAACCGGCTCCAACGGGCCCTCGTGAACAAGGGCTGGAACCAAAGCGAGCTCGCCCGCCGGGCTTCCGAGAAACTGCCCCGCGGCAAGACCATCGGCCGCGACATGGTATCTCACTATGTTCGTGGCGTCGCCTTGCCCCGGCCGGCGCAACTGGAAGCCTTGGCCAAGGCCCTTGGCGTCGAGCCTTCCACACTGCTGCCCACGTCGCCGTCGGCCGCCGACAAGCTGCCGGCTGCCGATATGAAGGCGTTGGAGAACGGCAACGTGTGGCTCCGGATCAATCAAGGCGTCCCTATGACGAAGGGACTACTCATCCTCTCAATCCTCAACGGGCAATACGAAGCGGCTGCCGAATTGCTCAAAAGCGCGATGGCCGAACACGATGAGGATAAGTGA